Proteins co-encoded in one Chitinophagales bacterium genomic window:
- a CDS encoding sodium-translocating pyrophosphatase — protein sequence MGKTITLLIPLFGVLALLFTFWKSKWVANQAVGTDRMARIAKSIEEGAMAFLSAEYKVLAIFVFVVAILLGIGGASDTNSSPMIAVSFILGAFCSGLAGYIGMKVATKANVRTTNAARTSLGSALEVAFAGGSVMGMGVVGLGVIGLGTLFLIYQNLGWNINQVITVLTGFSFGASSIALFARVGGGIYTKAADVGADLVGKVEAGIPEDHPLNPATIADNVGDNVGDVAGMGADLFESYVGSIIATMVLGAAFIGSATVGGQAWGTGTEAFDGLSAILLPLVLAGVGIVTSIIGTFFVKVKEGGDPQKALNMGEFISAGIMLAATFLIVRAMLPDVWTYNGIEYNEMGVFYAVIFGLAAGLLIGLITEHYTGTGTKPVKSIVDQSSTGAATNIIAGLGVGMESTAIPIIVLCIAIIGAHHFAGLYGIAIAAVGMLSNTGIQLAVDAYGPVSDNAGGIAEMSDLPKEVRQRTDKLDAVGNTTAAIGKGFAIGSAALTALALFAAFMTTAGITSINIANPMVMAGLFLGGMLPFLFSSMAMNAVGRAAMDMITEVRRQFKTIPELTAALAVMRKNDGKEMNTWSAADKATFDAADGKAEYSKCVEISTKASIREMVKPGMLAVLAPVVIGFGPLLFGSNGGAEMLGGLLAGVTVTGVLMAIFQSNAGGAWDNAKKMFEEGVEIKGVMTYKGSDAHKAAVVGDTVGDPFKDTSGPSLNILLKLMSVVALVIAPFL from the coding sequence ATGGGAAAAACGATTACGTTATTAATTCCGTTATTTGGTGTCTTGGCTTTGCTATTCACTTTTTGGAAATCAAAATGGGTAGCCAACCAAGCTGTAGGAACAGATAGAATGGCACGAATAGCCAAAAGTATTGAAGAAGGTGCAATGGCATTCTTAAGTGCAGAATACAAAGTCCTTGCGATTTTCGTATTTGTAGTAGCTATTTTGTTGGGTATTGGTGGAGCTTCGGATACAAATAGTTCTCCAATGATTGCGGTGTCTTTTATCTTGGGTGCATTTTGCTCTGGATTAGCAGGTTACATCGGCATGAAGGTTGCTACCAAAGCAAATGTAAGAACAACTAATGCTGCTCGTACTAGCTTAGGCAGTGCCTTGGAAGTTGCTTTTGCAGGTGGTTCTGTGATGGGTATGGGCGTTGTTGGTTTAGGTGTGATTGGTTTGGGAACATTGTTCTTGATTTACCAAAACTTGGGATGGAACATCAACCAAGTGATTACCGTATTGACAGGTTTTTCTTTTGGAGCTTCTTCTATTGCTTTGTTTGCACGTGTGGGCGGTGGTATTTATACCAAGGCAGCAGACGTTGGAGCAGACTTAGTAGGTAAGGTAGAAGCAGGTATTCCTGAAGATCACCCATTGAATCCTGCTACTATTGCAGACAATGTTGGCGACAATGTTGGAGATGTTGCAGGGATGGGAGCAGACCTTTTTGAGTCTTATGTGGGGTCTATTATTGCTACAATGGTATTGGGTGCTGCGTTTATTGGCAGTGCTACTGTTGGCGGGCAAGCATGGGGTACAGGTACAGAAGCTTTTGATGGACTTTCTGCTATTTTGTTACCTTTGGTATTGGCTGGTGTAGGTATCGTTACTTCGATTATAGGAACTTTCTTTGTGAAAGTCAAAGAAGGTGGTGATCCTCAAAAAGCCTTGAATATGGGTGAGTTTATTTCGGCGGGAATCATGTTGGCGGCTACTTTTTTGATTGTAAGAGCAATGCTTCCTGATGTATGGACTTACAATGGAATCGAATACAATGAAATGGGCGTATTTTATGCGGTTATTTTCGGTTTGGCTGCAGGTTTGTTGATCGGTTTGATTACCGAACACTATACTGGAACAGGCACAAAACCTGTTAAATCAATTGTAGATCAGTCTTCAACTGGTGCTGCTACGAACATTATTGCAGGTTTGGGAGTAGGTATGGAGTCAACTGCTATTCCAATTATTGTGCTTTGTATCGCTATTATTGGAGCGCATCATTTTGCCGGTTTATACGGTATTGCGATAGCAGCAGTAGGTATGTTATCGAATACAGGTATTCAATTGGCAGTTGATGCTTATGGCCCTGTTTCGGACAATGCAGGTGGTATTGCCGAAATGAGTGATTTACCAAAAGAGGTGCGTCAGCGTACCGATAAATTGGATGCGGTAGGAAATACAACGGCTGCAATTGGTAAAGGTTTTGCGATTGGATCGGCTGCTTTGACAGCATTGGCTTTGTTTGCTGCTTTTATGACAACTGCTGGTATTACAAGCATCAACATTGCTAATCCTATGGTAATGGCAGGTTTATTCTTGGGGGGTATGTTGCCTTTCTTGTTTTCTTCAATGGCTATGAATGCCGTTGGACGTGCCGCAATGGACATGATCACAGAGGTTAGACGACAGTTTAAAACCATTCCTGAATTGACCGCAGCTTTGGCAGTGATGCGTAAAAATGATGGTAAAGAAATGAACACTTGGTCTGCAGCGGATAAAGCTACTTTTGACGCAGCAGACGGCAAAGCGGAATACAGCAAATGTGTAGAAATTTCCACCAAAGCTTCTATCCGTGAGATGGTGAAACCTGGTATGTTGGCAGTATTGGCCCCAGTGGTGATTGGTTTTGGCCCTCTTTTGTTTGGAAGCAATGGCGGTGCTGAAATGTTGGGCGGTTTGTTGGCTGGTGTTACAGTTACTGGCGTATTGATGGCGATTTTCCAATCAAACGCTGGTGGTGCATGGGACAATGCTAAGAAAATGTTTGAAGAAGGTGTGGAAATCAAAGGTGTGATGACTTACAAAGGTTCGGATGCTCACAAAGCAGCTGTAGTAGGTGACACTGTTGGTGATCCTTTCAAAGATACTTCTGGTCCTTCATTGAATATTCTTTTGAAATTGATGTCAGTTGTGGCATTGGTTATTGCTCCTTTTTTATAA
- a CDS encoding IS66 family transposase has product MKLFLFYAMLPQRLQKIVALLSLSIQKLIGEICSYFEQQLAQKEARIQELENQLSKNSQNSSKPPSTDNPYKDKPEPKNLRKKTKRKVGGQEGHKGHNLKMVETPDHIKVHRVSRCECCGEDLSDCGVKKTYRRQVYDIPPLQLEVTEHQAEVKKCSCGHETRASFPVGVNHYVQYGSNIKGFLVYLQNYQLLPYERSAELIEDVFQHRLSTGTLNNTQKYAFEQLATFEEQLKALLTLATIAGFDETGFRVMAKCWWLHSCSTEDHAYYEVHQKRGNDAMDDIGILPDFEGIAIHDFWKSYLKYECTHGLCNAHLLRELKFIKERFKQDWADELAALLCKMKKVRDRAVLKGKSSLSKQTLRKYQKRYDLIIQQGFEANPFTPPKVKKPGPVAKTKPLNLLERMRDFKDDIIRFLVDFQVPFDNNFSERDIRMMKLKQKISGCFRSKKGAQYFARIRSYIMTARKQGVNVFEALVDLFEDNNTYSKLVNSA; this is encoded by the coding sequence TTGAAATTATTTTTATTTTATGCCATGCTTCCCCAACGACTACAAAAAATAGTGGCACTTCTATCACTTTCCATTCAAAAATTGATTGGCGAGATATGTAGCTATTTTGAACAACAATTGGCTCAAAAGGAAGCTCGCATCCAAGAATTGGAAAACCAACTGAGTAAAAATAGTCAAAATAGTTCAAAGCCGCCCTCAACAGATAATCCTTATAAAGATAAACCCGAACCTAAAAATCTACGGAAAAAAACCAAACGCAAGGTAGGCGGACAAGAAGGGCATAAAGGACATAATCTCAAAATGGTTGAGACTCCTGACCATATAAAGGTACATAGAGTCAGTAGATGTGAGTGTTGTGGTGAAGATTTGAGTGATTGTGGCGTGAAAAAGACTTACCGCCGTCAGGTGTATGATATTCCACCCCTTCAACTTGAAGTGACAGAGCATCAAGCAGAAGTAAAAAAATGTAGTTGTGGGCATGAGACCCGAGCCTCTTTTCCTGTGGGCGTGAATCACTATGTTCAATATGGCTCAAATATCAAAGGCTTTTTGGTTTACTTGCAAAACTATCAGCTACTTCCTTATGAGCGAAGTGCAGAATTGATAGAGGATGTATTTCAGCATAGGTTGAGTACAGGTACGCTAAACAATACCCAAAAATATGCTTTTGAACAGTTGGCAACTTTTGAAGAACAGTTGAAAGCTCTTTTGACACTTGCCACTATTGCAGGTTTTGACGAGACAGGTTTTCGAGTAATGGCTAAATGTTGGTGGCTTCATAGCTGTTCCACAGAAGACCATGCCTATTATGAGGTGCATCAGAAAAGAGGCAATGATGCAATGGACGATATTGGTATTTTGCCTGACTTTGAAGGCATTGCCATACATGATTTTTGGAAAAGTTACCTGAAGTATGAATGCACACATGGTTTGTGTAATGCTCATTTGCTTAGGGAATTGAAGTTCATCAAAGAACGATTCAAACAAGATTGGGCAGATGAATTAGCTGCCTTACTTTGCAAGATGAAAAAAGTCCGAGATAGAGCTGTTTTGAAGGGAAAATCCTCACTATCAAAGCAAACTCTAAGGAAATATCAAAAGAGATACGACCTCATTATTCAACAGGGCTTTGAGGCGAATCCTTTTACCCCTCCAAAAGTGAAGAAACCAGGTCCTGTAGCTAAAACCAAGCCGCTGAATCTACTGGAAAGAATGAGAGACTTCAAAGACGATATTATCCGTTTTTTAGTTGATTTTCAAGTGCCATTCGACAATAACTTTTCAGAGCGAGATATTAGAATGATGAAGCTCAAACAAAAAATATCTGGCTGTTTTAGGTCAAAGAAAGGGGCTCAGTATTTTGCAAGAATTAGAAGTTATATTATGACCGCCCGTAAGCAAGGGGTGAATGTCTTCGAAGCTTTAGTTGACCTCTTTGAAGATAATAATACCTACTCTAAACTTGTCAATTCCGCCTAA
- a CDS encoding sialidase family protein, translating into MGGRTRSIRFDVRNANIMLAGGVSSGVFRSTDGGTTWVKVSPNDQIHNVTSLAQDTRAGQEDTWYYGTGELEASTSLGDAGYKGFGIWKSTDNGVTWTALTATQTGTLEGGDNPFDFVHRIVVDPTNGTVYAAATDVIQRSTDGGTTWEQVLGIFNFDVYSDIAVTSTGRLYAAFDGTSDSDGVWTSTTGANGSWTKIAGTGSASTPAGWNTVDNYGRIVIAVAPSSENILYVLYDNKTVSDCAGTPAPEADFYKWNQTTTTWTNLSANLPDE; encoded by the coding sequence TTGGGTGGACGCACCCGTTCTATCCGTTTTGACGTGCGAAACGCCAACATCATGTTGGCAGGAGGAGTGAGTTCAGGTGTATTCCGAAGCACCGATGGCGGAACGACTTGGGTAAAAGTTTCCCCCAACGATCAAATCCACAATGTCACCTCTCTTGCACAAGATACCCGTGCAGGACAAGAAGACACCTGGTACTACGGCACAGGAGAATTGGAGGCTTCCACTTCTTTAGGAGATGCAGGCTACAAAGGATTTGGAATCTGGAAATCAACCGATAATGGAGTCACTTGGACAGCCTTAACCGCCACCCAAACAGGAACATTAGAAGGAGGCGATAACCCCTTTGATTTTGTCCACAGAATCGTAGTAGATCCGACCAATGGCACTGTATATGCCGCCGCAACCGATGTAATCCAACGTTCTACCGATGGTGGCACGACTTGGGAACAAGTTTTGGGAATCTTTAACTTTGATGTGTATTCCGATATAGCCGTCACCTCCACAGGACGCTTATATGCCGCCTTTGACGGCACAAGCGACAGCGATGGCGTTTGGACATCCACCACAGGAGCAAACGGTTCTTGGACAAAAATTGCAGGAACGGGATCTGCAAGTACTCCCGCAGGTTGGAACACAGTAGATAACTATGGTCGAATCGTGATAGCCGTTGCACCGAGCAGCGAAAATATCTTGTATGTACTCTACGACAACAAAACCGTCAGCGATTGTGCTGGCACACCTGCACCAGAAGCAGATTTTTACAAATGGAATCAAACCACCACTACATGGACGAATTTATCCGCCAATTTGCCCGACGAATAA
- a CDS encoding SPFH domain-containing protein — protein MLGIRYIKFDANKYVIHYKGGKAKKEGKGLSFWYYEPTSSIVAIPSGSDDAPFIFEEFTADYQSVTVQGQLTYQIDDPKQLAELLDYTVDFRGKYTSDDFEKLSQRLVNEIQAAVKTLIQGLSLKEAIRSSSAMEQTILNELAGSEVVRLLGVKPLSINILAVKAMPEMTRALEAQTREALQQEADEAIYARRKFAVEQERTIKESELNTQIAVEEKKKQISQKKMEADIEKAENDRKLREMTIAADIEVENQRQQLIDLETENRRKQADTEAYRLEKMMTQYKEVDWRILMALKGDSGSKEHIAIAFRELAENAQQIGTLNITPDLLQDLMK, from the coding sequence ATGCTTGGAATAAGATACATTAAGTTCGATGCAAACAAATACGTCATTCACTACAAAGGTGGTAAAGCAAAAAAAGAAGGAAAAGGACTTTCTTTTTGGTACTATGAACCCACTTCTTCAATAGTAGCCATTCCTTCGGGTAGTGACGATGCGCCTTTTATCTTTGAAGAATTTACGGCTGACTATCAATCCGTTACTGTTCAAGGACAGCTTACTTACCAAATTGACGACCCAAAACAGTTGGCAGAACTACTGGATTATACCGTTGATTTTCGAGGTAAATACACTTCCGATGATTTTGAGAAACTCTCTCAACGGCTTGTGAATGAGATACAAGCGGCAGTAAAAACCCTTATTCAAGGTTTGTCTTTGAAGGAAGCAATTCGCAGTTCTTCGGCTATGGAGCAAACCATTTTGAATGAATTGGCGGGTTCAGAAGTTGTGCGATTGTTGGGTGTAAAACCTTTGAGTATTAATATCTTGGCGGTAAAAGCAATGCCTGAAATGACTCGTGCTTTAGAAGCTCAAACCAGAGAAGCCCTTCAACAAGAGGCAGATGAAGCCATTTATGCCCGTCGAAAATTTGCAGTAGAGCAGGAACGTACCATCAAAGAGTCGGAGTTGAACACCCAAATTGCGGTGGAGGAAAAGAAAAAACAGATTTCGCAAAAGAAAATGGAGGCAGATATCGAAAAAGCTGAAAATGACCGCAAACTCCGTGAAATGACCATTGCAGCTGATATTGAAGTAGAGAACCAACGACAACAATTGATTGATTTAGAGACAGAAAATCGACGCAAACAGGCAGATACGGAGGCTTATAGATTGGAGAAAATGATGACTCAATACAAGGAGGTGGATTGGCGTATTTTGATGGCATTGAAGGGAGATAGTGGTTCTAAGGAACATATTGCGATTGCTTTTAGAGAACTTGCCGAAAATGCACAACAAATTGGTACTTTGAATATTACTCCTGATTTATTACAGGATTTAATGAAATAA
- a CDS encoding T9SS type A sorting domain-containing protein: MKNIFLLMFCLTAFIVLAAYQYPAANVATKTNPYQAKAHFDKVNVGQKNIESGIESYAYKLLPNKKSAQMTLELEEVREGSTGYHYRYQPHFNGLPVYRSYVQVNVNWSGEIWSATELTLDFDKVQKSKLQLSKSYAALKQLSGSFLKKKNFELESEIRAVIYFNSEENAVIGVQFRGINETTHEFVEYVLDLEGNVLSAKDQNRHYKTPPKAKAATLETATAYVFLPDPVTSANATYGLNGNFRDKIDADSPELTAERKEVTIEVTLNNGVYRLENDAFGFGEFDPRVVPPVTVTSPIFDFTRSEDAFEDVNAYYHLNAYRDYLVGLGTLTSECGLNVNVNPLKNLYIAVDAHSFQKSDGTFEDQSMFQYGGSQSKLLFGEGGVDDAEDADVIVHEYGHAVSHTYCAFCNYGYERLALDEAIGDYFAVSYSRSISEYNWWKMFSWDGHNEFFSGRNTNTSKRYPDAMHYLAEDPESEVNESFIYPDSEIFSSAMMEIWEVLGRENADKLMLASLPTFTGDIKMSTAAELMSATYTQLCGDAKLNSINTLLSLRGLIDFSLNAGPDQNICLGETVILGENLVVSDDLEVFWSPGETILDSLQVTATASPDFSGYYYLNIQNAETGFLLRDSLFVEVDYCFVNPPDKRIVLLNSDRFFNKRGNLIIEVPKNTENTIIEVFDVFGHLMGEYVAEGDTRIELIQDDLKAGIYLIRVMADEREAVFKVGRAR, encoded by the coding sequence ATGAAAAATATCTTTTTGCTAATGTTCTGTCTTACAGCCTTTATAGTGCTGGCAGCCTATCAATATCCCGCTGCAAATGTTGCTACAAAAACAAATCCTTACCAAGCTAAAGCGCATTTTGACAAGGTAAATGTGGGGCAAAAAAACATCGAAAGTGGCATCGAAAGCTATGCATATAAACTGTTGCCGAACAAAAAATCTGCACAAATGACTCTTGAATTGGAGGAGGTGAGAGAAGGTTCGACAGGCTATCATTACCGCTATCAGCCTCACTTCAATGGATTACCAGTTTACCGCAGTTATGTACAGGTAAATGTGAATTGGAGTGGGGAAATTTGGTCTGCTACTGAGTTGACACTCGATTTTGACAAAGTACAAAAAAGCAAATTGCAGTTGTCTAAATCGTATGCTGCATTGAAGCAATTGTCAGGTTCTTTTCTTAAAAAAAAGAACTTTGAATTGGAAAGTGAAATACGAGCAGTCATTTACTTCAATAGTGAGGAAAATGCAGTAATTGGAGTCCAATTTCGAGGCATCAACGAAACGACCCATGAATTTGTAGAATATGTGTTGGATTTGGAGGGAAATGTGTTATCGGCAAAAGATCAAAATCGTCATTATAAAACACCTCCAAAAGCCAAAGCTGCAACCTTAGAAACGGCAACTGCCTATGTTTTTTTACCAGATCCTGTCACCTCAGCAAATGCAACGTATGGATTGAATGGTAACTTTAGAGATAAAATTGATGCGGACAGTCCTGAATTGACAGCCGAGCGAAAAGAAGTAACCATTGAAGTAACACTCAACAATGGTGTCTATCGTTTGGAAAATGATGCTTTTGGATTTGGAGAATTTGATCCTCGTGTAGTGCCACCTGTTACGGTGACTTCTCCCATTTTTGATTTTACCCGATCCGAAGATGCCTTTGAGGATGTAAATGCTTATTACCACCTCAATGCTTATAGAGATTACTTGGTAGGTTTGGGGACATTGACTAGTGAGTGTGGTTTGAATGTAAATGTAAATCCCCTTAAAAATCTGTATATTGCAGTAGATGCACACTCTTTTCAAAAGTCAGATGGCACTTTTGAAGACCAATCCATGTTTCAGTATGGCGGATCTCAAAGCAAATTGTTGTTTGGAGAAGGCGGAGTAGATGATGCAGAAGATGCAGATGTGATTGTGCATGAATACGGTCATGCAGTTTCGCATACTTACTGCGCTTTCTGCAATTATGGTTACGAAAGATTGGCATTGGATGAAGCAATTGGCGATTATTTTGCCGTTTCGTATTCTCGCAGTATTAGCGAGTATAATTGGTGGAAAATGTTCAGTTGGGATGGTCACAATGAGTTCTTTTCAGGTAGAAATACGAATACCAGCAAAAGGTATCCCGATGCCATGCACTATTTGGCAGAAGATCCAGAAAGTGAAGTAAACGAGAGTTTTATTTATCCCGATAGCGAGATTTTTTCGTCTGCAATGATGGAAATATGGGAGGTTTTGGGACGAGAAAATGCGGATAAATTGATGTTGGCAAGTTTGCCTACCTTTACGGGTGATATCAAAATGTCGACTGCTGCCGAATTGATGTCGGCAACCTACACTCAACTATGTGGCGATGCTAAATTGAATTCGATTAATACCTTGTTGTCTTTGAGGGGGTTGATAGATTTTAGTCTCAATGCAGGGCCTGACCAAAACATTTGTTTGGGTGAAACGGTTATTTTGGGCGAAAATCTGGTGGTGTCAGACGATTTAGAAGTATTTTGGAGTCCAGGAGAAACCATTCTTGACAGCCTTCAAGTTACTGCAACAGCATCCCCTGATTTTTCGGGTTATTATTACCTTAACATCCAAAATGCTGAAACAGGATTTTTGTTACGAGATTCTCTTTTTGTAGAGGTTGACTACTGTTTTGTCAATCCTCCCGATAAGCGTATTGTATTGCTCAATTCTGACCGATTCTTCAACAAACGGGGCAACTTGATTATTGAAGTTCCCAAAAATACGGAGAATACGATCATTGAAGTATTTGATGTTTTTGGCCATTTGATGGGCGAATATGTTGCAGAAGGAGATACCCGTATTGAGTTGATACAAGACGATTTGAAGGCAGGTATTTACCTCATTCGAGTCATGGCAGATGAAAGGGAAGCCGTGTTTAAGGTAGGCAGAGCAAGGTGA
- a CDS encoding DUF4249 domain-containing protein — protein MKHHIKIAILLITTFLLVNCEKEITLDLPNPVPQIVVEGSIYSGQTPIVILNTNFPYFGTFTLENYQQNFVRGAKVTVSDGSKTVELQEFCWSDLTEAEQQLLVAFGGGDNGIIPDSIPDNFDYCLYTSFPPQILGEIGKTYTLYITTQEGETLSAITSIPKPVPFDSIWAEQHTNKEFEKYWRVYGSLKDPAELGNYYRLFTQRNDEPFYPAPRSVFDDLLVNGKKFYFPLDKGQPQSSPIDIDTYGYFEVEDTVQVRWTSIDQASYDFWRTLEFSSSANGPFGGSTQVIDNVEGGFGIWCGYGVSEVGLVIEK, from the coding sequence ATGAAGCACCATATAAAAATAGCAATTCTACTCATAACCACTTTCTTGCTCGTCAATTGCGAAAAAGAAATTACCCTCGACTTGCCTAACCCTGTTCCTCAAATCGTAGTAGAGGGAAGTATTTATAGTGGACAAACTCCCATAGTCATTCTCAATACTAATTTCCCCTATTTCGGTACATTTACCCTCGAAAACTATCAACAAAATTTTGTTAGAGGTGCAAAGGTTACCGTATCTGATGGCTCTAAAACAGTAGAATTACAGGAATTTTGCTGGTCGGATTTAACCGAAGCAGAACAGCAATTGTTGGTCGCATTTGGAGGAGGGGATAATGGCATTATTCCAGATTCGATTCCAGACAATTTTGATTATTGTTTGTACACTTCCTTTCCTCCACAAATTTTGGGTGAAATTGGCAAAACTTATACCCTATATATTACCACACAAGAAGGGGAAACTCTATCTGCCATTACTTCGATTCCAAAACCTGTACCTTTCGATTCAATTTGGGCAGAACAGCATACCAATAAAGAGTTTGAAAAATATTGGCGTGTATATGGTTCACTAAAAGATCCTGCTGAGTTGGGGAACTACTACCGCCTTTTTACCCAACGCAACGATGAACCTTTCTATCCTGCACCTCGTTCCGTTTTTGACGATTTGTTGGTCAATGGCAAAAAATTTTACTTCCCACTAGATAAAGGACAGCCCCAAAGCAGTCCAATTGATATTGACACCTATGGTTATTTTGAAGTCGAAGATACAGTTCAGGTTCGCTGGACTTCAATTGACCAAGCGAGCTATGATTTTTGGCGCACATTGGAGTTTAGCAGCAGTGCAAACGGCCCTTTTGGTGGTTCTACTCAGGTGATTGACAATGTGGAAGGAGGTTTCGGTATTTGGTGTGGCTATGGCGTAAGCGAGGTTGGGTTGGTGATTGAAAAATAG
- a CDS encoding nucleoside phosphorylase, which yields MNPIGESELILNPDGSIYHLNLLPSDIADTIITVGDPDRVAMVSKYFDTIEVIKHKREFVTHTGMCRGKRLTVISTGIGTSNIEIVYTELDALVNIDLETREVKEKPNSLNFIRIGTSGGLRKGIEVDSFVASAFGIGLDNLMAFYDFQPNEEEEEIQEALPELARYLQPYVAQASYELLQTVAADVIKGITITSPGFYAPQSRTLRVSPMLKNKLQLLQEFEFEDSPYQITNFEMETASMYAFARLFGHNALSMNAIIANRVENTFSEDPKAVVEKLIVFVLDKLCDE from the coding sequence ATGAACCCAATTGGCGAATCAGAATTGATTTTAAACCCCGATGGCAGTATTTACCACCTCAATTTGTTGCCATCCGACATTGCAGATACCATCATCACTGTTGGCGATCCCGACCGTGTAGCGATGGTTTCCAAATACTTCGACACTATTGAAGTGATTAAGCACAAACGCGAATTTGTTACCCATACGGGAATGTGCAGAGGCAAACGTTTGACAGTGATTTCAACGGGTATTGGCACGAGCAATATCGAGATTGTCTATACCGAATTAGACGCTTTGGTCAATATTGATTTGGAAACAAGAGAGGTGAAGGAAAAACCTAACTCGCTAAATTTCATTCGAATAGGCACTTCTGGAGGCTTGCGAAAAGGCATTGAAGTAGATAGTTTTGTGGCATCGGCTTTTGGTATTGGCTTGGACAATCTGATGGCTTTTTACGATTTTCAGCCCAACGAAGAGGAGGAGGAAATTCAAGAAGCATTGCCCGAATTGGCTCGCTACCTGCAACCTTATGTAGCCCAAGCTTCCTACGAATTGCTGCAAACAGTGGCAGCGGATGTAATTAAAGGCATTACCATCACCAGCCCTGGCTTTTATGCTCCACAAAGCCGCACCTTGCGGGTTTCGCCTATGTTGAAAAACAAATTGCAACTGTTACAAGAATTTGAATTTGAAGATTCGCCCTACCAAATAACCAACTTCGAAATGGAAACGGCAAGTATGTATGCTTTTGCCCGTTTGTTTGGACACAATGCTTTGTCTATGAATGCTATTATCGCCAATCGAGTAGAAAATACTTTTAGTGAAGACCCAAAAGCAGTGGTCGAAAAGCTGATTGTGTTTGTGTTAGATAAATTGTGTGATGAATAG